GCTCTCGCGCTATTGATGAAGGGCTCCACCAGTATCGCCGTTGCCGGCACACATGGAAAGACAACAACGTCTTCCATGATGACTGTGGCGCTGCAGGCATGTGGAGTCGATCCATCATTTGCCATCGGTGGAACTCTGACTGCATCTGGCTCCAATGCACACCGCGGAACAGGTAACTTCTTTGTCGCTGAAGCCGATGAATCAGATGGCTCCTTCATTGAATACAAGCCTCTTGCTGCCATCGTGACCAATATCGAACATGATCATGTCGATTTCTTCCATACGCCAGAGGCTGTGACTGAGGCTTTTGATTCCTTTGCAGCCACAATTTCACCCGATGGTTTCTTGGTCTATTGCGCAGATGATGCAGGCGCTATGCGACTTGGAACATCAGGACTGAAATGTGATGCCATCTCATATGGGCAGGCAGAAGGTGCTGACCTTCGCATCGATCAGATTGAACTAAAAGCTGCATCTTCATCTGCCCGCGTGATGTGGCGAGGCAGAGCAGTAGGCAATCTGGAGATGCAGATACCTGGCTATCACAATCTACTGAATGCAGCAGCCTGCGTTGCGATGGGCCTCTTACTTGAAATGCCTATCCATCAGCTTCTGGAGGGATTACATAACTTCCGTGGTGCAGGTCGCCGCTTTGAGTTAAAGGCAACAGAACATGGCATTCGCATCATTGATGACTATGGCCACCATCCCACAGAAATTACAGTGACTCTCAATACTGCGCGCAGGTATGCAGGAGATGGTCGAGTCCTTGTGATCTTCCAGCCCCATCGTTATTCGCGTACACAAGCGTTTATGGATGATTTCGCAACATCCCTGGATCTTGCAGATGATGTCACTCTGCTTGAAATCTATGCAGCAAGTGAGAAACCCATCCATGGAGTCTCCTCTGAACTCATTGCTGAGAAGATGAGCAAGGGCCATTTCATTCCAAACTTTGCAGCAGCTTCAGAGCGCATCATTGATATGGCTAAGCCTGGTGATGTGATCATCACCCTTGGTGCGGGAGATGTGAATTCTCTTGCTCCGATCATTGCCGAAGGGTTGCAACGTCGCTTTGCGTAATCTCTCCAAGGCTCCTCTTATCGGCGTATTGATCGCTGCACTCTTTGCAGGCCTTGTTTATCTCTTTGCCTGGTCTTCGATCTTTGCAGTCTCAACAATCTCCATCACAGGAGCTCCAACAACAGAGACTGAGAAAACCATTTCGCAGATCGCTGCAATCTCTCCTGGACAAAAGCTTGCACGAGTGGAACCCCGAGCGATAGCTCATCGCATTGAAGATCTGGCCTGGATTAAATCTGTTGAGATTTCACGTAATTGGATTAATGGCAAGGTGGAGATAGTCATAACCCCACGAACCCCGAGCGCCTATTTCAATGGATCAACAATGGATGCATCTGGAGCGATCTTTACCTTGCCAGGTTTTGAAGGGGCAGATCTGCCCCGGGTATCTGCCCCAACACCAGAGCTAGGGCTGTCGGCAACGGAGCTCTTTCAGAGCCTTCCTGAAGAATTTAAATCAAAGGTCATCTCACTGTCGGCACATAATCAATCCAATATTGCGATGCGGATCGCACTGGATGGAAAAGAGATCAAGGTGCTGTGGGGGACCAATGAGAAGAGCGCCCTGAAAATCGAAGTTATTAGCGCCCTTATTGCACTTGAAGAGAATAAGAACATCCGTCGTATTGATGTGAGTGCACCACATGCACCTATCGTGAAGTAATTGATCTGATTGCGAAATTTACTTTGCGAATATTTCTAGGCAAAAAAACTTTTCTATCTATCAAGTGTGGGTTGAGAAAATAGTTCGTGGCGGT
The genomic region above belongs to Candidatus Planktophila dulcis and contains:
- the murC gene encoding UDP-N-acetylmuramate--L-alanine ligase, with translation MDSLKGKKIHFIGIGGSGMSGLARIALSDGILVSGSDAKDSSVLLALRALGADVYSSHEAAHVQGADVVIYSTAISSSNPEMAYAVERSIPILTRAQALALLMKGSTSIAVAGTHGKTTTSSMMTVALQACGVDPSFAIGGTLTASGSNAHRGTGNFFVAEADESDGSFIEYKPLAAIVTNIEHDHVDFFHTPEAVTEAFDSFAATISPDGFLVYCADDAGAMRLGTSGLKCDAISYGQAEGADLRIDQIELKAASSSARVMWRGRAVGNLEMQIPGYHNLLNAAACVAMGLLLEMPIHQLLEGLHNFRGAGRRFELKATEHGIRIIDDYGHHPTEITVTLNTARRYAGDGRVLVIFQPHRYSRTQAFMDDFATSLDLADDVTLLEIYAASEKPIHGVSSELIAEKMSKGHFIPNFAAASERIIDMAKPGDVIITLGAGDVNSLAPIIAEGLQRRFA
- a CDS encoding cell division protein FtsQ/DivIB; protein product: MRNLSKAPLIGVLIAALFAGLVYLFAWSSIFAVSTISITGAPTTETEKTISQIAAISPGQKLARVEPRAIAHRIEDLAWIKSVEISRNWINGKVEIVITPRTPSAYFNGSTMDASGAIFTLPGFEGADLPRVSAPTPELGLSATELFQSLPEEFKSKVISLSAHNQSNIAMRIALDGKEIKVLWGTNEKSALKIEVISALIALEENKNIRRIDVSAPHAPIVK